Proteins from a single region of Hermetia illucens chromosome 3, iHerIll2.2.curated.20191125, whole genome shotgun sequence:
- the LOC119652403 gene encoding uncharacterized protein LOC119652403, with protein MAQGQRNLLLLVLLSVIVLVISEKTANQPLEPEKRSTKISSISLVNKDGSFEFNVDDEDSDIYIEMEGKVSTTKGRSTLELAGRYEFKDIALQFTANEDDGFDINRLEESEAKLRHHSQPYV; from the exons ATGGCACAAGGCCAAcgaaatttgttattattagttCTGCTCAGTGTTATAGTGTTGGTGATAAGTGAAAAAACAGCTAACCAACCTTTGGAACCTGAAAAACGAAGCACTAAAATTAGCTCGATAAGTTTAGTGAATAAAGATGGCAGTTTTGAGTTTAA TGTGGACGACGAAGACTCCGATATCTATATTGAAATGGAAGGTAAAGTATCAACAACCAAAGGACGTTCTACACTTGAGCTAGCTGGACGCTATGAATTTAAGGACATTGCACTACAATTTACCGCGAATGAAGATGATGGTTTCGATATAAACCGTCTAG AAGAATCAGAGGCTAAACTACGACACCACTCCCAACCATATGTTTAA
- the LOC119652416 gene encoding uncharacterized protein LOC119652416 isoform X1 produces the protein MVQGQRNLLLLVLFSVIVFVIAATTTTTTTIQPLNPEKARSKFSTSGAVNKDGSFEFILENEDSGIFIEIEGKVSTSQGKATLELAGTYEFKGISLQFVANEEDGLDISHLATKTTTQPYDSEAFV, from the exons ATGGTACAAGGCCAACGAAACTTGTTATTATTAGTTCTGTTCAGTGTTATAGTATTTGTGATAGCTGCAACGACAACGACAACAACAACTATCCAACCTTTGAATCCTGAAAAAGCAAGGAGTAAATTTAGTACATCAGGTGCAGTGAATAAAGATGGCAGCTTCGAGTTCAT TTTGGAAAATGAAGACTCCGGCATTTTTATTGAGATTGAAGGTAAAGTATCAACCTCTCAAGGAAAAGCTACACTTGAACTAGCTGGAACCTATGAATTTAAAGGTATTTCCCTACAATTCGTTGCAAATGAGGAGGATGGTCTCGATATAAGCCACTTAG CAACAAAGACAACTACACAACCATACGACTCTGAAGCATTTGTTTAG
- the LOC119652416 gene encoding uncharacterized protein LOC119652416 isoform X2 yields the protein MVQGQRNLLLLVLFSVIVFVIAATTTTTTTIQPLNPEKARSKFSTSGAVNKDGSFEFILENEDSGIFIEIEATKTTTQPYDSEAFV from the exons ATGGTACAAGGCCAACGAAACTTGTTATTATTAGTTCTGTTCAGTGTTATAGTATTTGTGATAGCTGCAACGACAACGACAACAACAACTATCCAACCTTTGAATCCTGAAAAAGCAAGGAGTAAATTTAGTACATCAGGTGCAGTGAATAAAGATGGCAGCTTCGAGTTCAT TTTGGAAAATGAAGACTCCGGCATTTTTATTGAGATTGAAG CAACAAAGACAACTACACAACCATACGACTCTGAAGCATTTGTTTAG